The Aspergillus chevalieri M1 DNA, chromosome 5, nearly complete sequence genome includes a region encoding these proteins:
- a CDS encoding 1-aminocyclopropane-1-carboxylate deaminase/D-cysteine desulfhydrase (COG:E;~EggNog:ENOG410Q28U;~InterPro:IPR036052,IPR027278,IPR001926;~PFAM:PF00291;~antiSMASH:Cluster_5.4) yields MTLPRQFAQIPRFRLLYPDPSPIQPLQALTTSLTTNNQTPRVSLYAKREDHSSPLACAGNKYRKLEYLIPDILNPTPPTPNSAINGGATAPGKVTTLVTEGAVQSNHTIQVASIAQRLGLDCVVILHKGTGGGLAAAGDKDAFLRVGNVQVAKLLGAEVRVLEPSPQEKNTDPVIDILGELGAHGKVPYWIPSGASLHPLGGLGYARAAFEIAAQEERASRNGNLGGSGRYDYIFVACGSGSTVGGLIAGFKLLEKSSQTQAHPPRKVIGILNSPTMPCSYHQERALRFARMAGGLIGLDPEKDITMDDVCLDDRFTGTAYGVLDPESKQYLNMMAQKEGVILDPVYTAKVVRGLVHWVQQGELGRDWAQRAITTHSGQVNALFIHTGGQSALPAYADIV; encoded by the coding sequence ATGACCCTCCCCCGCCAATTCGCCCAGATCCCCCGCTTCCGCCTTTTATACCCCGATCCGTCCCCAATCCAACCCCTCCAAGCCCTAACCACCTCACTCACAACGAACAATCAAACACCCCGAGTCTCATTATAtgcaaaaagagaagaccACTCCTCCCCTCTTGCCTGCGCAGGCAACAAATACCGCAAACTCGAATACCTCATCCCCGACATACTCAacccaacaccaccaacgcCCAATTCCGCCATCAACGGAGGTGCAACTGCACCCGGAAAAGTCACCACACTAGTCACGGAAGGTGCAGTGCAAAGCAATCATACGATACAAGTTGCCTCTATTGCGCAGAGACTCGGGCTGGACTGCGTTGTTATCTTGCATAAAGGGACGGGTGGGGGGTTAGCTGCGGCGGGGGATAAGGATGCCTTTCTAAGGGTTGGGAATGTACAGGTTGCGAAGTTATTGGGAGCTGAGGTTAGGGTTCTCGAACCATCTCCCCAGGAAAAGAATACCGATCCCGTGATTGATATTCTAGGTGAACTGGGTGCACACGGCAAAGTCCCCTACTGGATTCCCTCCGGCGCCAGTCTACACCCATTAGGCGGGTTAGGCTACGCCAGGGCTGCGTTTGAAATCGCAGCGCAAGAGGAAAGAGCCTCCCGAAACGGTAACCTAGGTGGATCGGGTCGCTATGATTATATCTTTGTCGCATGCGGAAGTGGCAGCACAGTCGGGGGCTTGATTGCCGGATTCAAGTTATTAGAGAAATCCTCACAAACCCAGGCTCATCCACCACGTAAAGTGATCGGCATCCTCAATTCCCCCACCATGCCATGCTCATACCACCAAGAACGGGCTCTGCGCTTTGCGCGTATGGCTGGGGGTCTGATCGGATTAGATCCTGAGAAGGATATCACCATGGACGATGTGTGCTTGGATGACCGATTTACCGGGACTGCATACGGCGTGTTAGATCCCGAGTCTAAGCAGTATCTAAACATGATGGCGCAGAAGGAGGGCGTTATTCTTGATCCTGTCTATACGGCGAAGGTCGTTAGGGGGTTAGTTCATTGGGTACAGCAGGGGGAGTTGGGGAGAGATTGGGCTCAACGTGCGATTACTACTCATTCGGGGCAGGTTAATGCCTTGTTCATACATACGGGTGGACAGTCCGCGTTACCAGCGTACGCAGACATTGTCTAG
- a CDS encoding uncharacterized protein (COG:S;~EggNog:ENOG410PV13;~antiSMASH:Cluster_5.4) has product MNRQQSRPGPYKKKSAVIKAGLNESCSKIQPHYFNILRNHTNAVEQSHQKSYASGKYLTLAEAARNSAKLDKDDILQYHNFQQFNIHHSYRASTMEANYLRHMSRERRGHKRQRLSSTAESERQASSQNFEISHENSRGSSSQVADNESTTSSRNLRRVASTNILTIEQRRQELELRDLEAEVKRKEEEVRLKQLQNEQLELELMRQRIQIQEQQQTD; this is encoded by the exons atgaatcgccagcagtccagacctgggccatacaaaaaaaagagtgcagttattaaggcaggtctaaatgaatcatgctcaaaaattcagccacattattttaatattctacgaaaccatacaaatgctgttgagcaatcacaccaaaaatcatatgcttcagggaaatatttgactttggctgaagcagctcggaa ttctgcaaaacttgacaaagatgatattcttcaatatcataattttcagcagttcaatattcatcattcatatcgagcttctacaatggaggcaaactatctgcgacacatgagtcgggaaa gaagaggccataaacgtcagcgattatcttcaacagctgaatcagagaggcaagcaagcagtcaaaattttgaaatctcacatgaaaattcaagaggttcttcttctcaggttgctgataatga atctacaacctcatcacggaatcttcgccgagtggcttcaacaaacatactgacaattgaacaacgccgtcaagaattagaattacgagacctggaggcagaagtcaaaaggaaagaagaagaagttcgcttgaaacagcttcaaaatgagcaattagagctggaacttatgaggcagcggattcaaattcaggaacagcagcaaactgattag
- the CYK3 gene encoding putative SH3 domain protein (Cyk3) (COG:D;~EggNog:ENOG410PIAQ;~InterPro:IPR038765,IPR002931;~MEROPS:MER0472834;~PFAM:PF01841;~antiSMASH:Cluster_5.4): protein MAGLFPSNFVEVLGEDFVPVNRPTSPMVKAGPSPITNPTAAPKKQKTVFRKPFQAHKEALAPSGDLTRNNTTLNSFTASSIPQTPPRNGSLPRSVKPLRTPTSLTKQQSSLSKAPSQSTRPPSRAVSPRPPQDYDAPPLSGPSRQSTARSRPPSRPASPRVPYDAEMTPPAGPVKQSFSGSAPPAPLHSGSPYMPLEPEVPPEVPRRQSIMHSRHSSRSISPHIPYEPEMAPVVPLRQSNSQAMVLARPVSPNVSYESDIPPPVPTRQIMPQRGPSPRPVSPNIPYESDMLPVIPARRSYAQPRPASPSVQYPDDVPPPVPARQHISLPRPPSREVSPLELQEREESPPPPPPPHRVAVRREPSRESLASRESRTPAPLDMNDRYVAMSRTPSPAARSDANGNTPSPLRDAMEDVMTSLEDMGMSRGQPSPSPSHSQSHSPVFDNPWSPDAYDSYREDKPLQTRGRALTSLGFEREADKDQYHSYNGALTHRNSVYGQDHYMDGPPQLNNYVQRMESRLRQMQEQTRRGSEDVKYPGEDDEDEAPSPPPKNVPYHTRHNSIPVQRRHLRGRRSGQDVHRDILNRSATNKSSTTNSSSGVQSNSTNMTSSTGRTSQSLMSGQSAGGFSATSAGSFNRRGKPTYERPNTSMDLSRSLSRASRPETPVTGISYHSSHNTSRQGASSAVPWTSTDNKDATNEEPSGVFGGLSTPKAKKQGFFRRIFDSAKTGAANARSSIAVGQSGGSYSPTKGRPVSPIPSPIRSPKSNKDAAREMGGGSTIDWVQVRRDVNRSSSPSRNERIERAERCQMLDRPVIYAVEELYETVEGDESIDGLPISEPTNFASANLTLVDKSARFVNSVPPTTNPISLAQGYVCRPYKSDVQRLRAIFTWVSEKIAWDEPVEEEIDIDLRRVLHTKRGSPQEVAYLVKEMCAAVGLHAEVISGYLKSPGELFELDSLSRPNHWWNAVLVDGEWRIMDCSLSNPTNPRRNQFVTHATSTAESWYFLARPIEVCYTHVPLYPEEQHICPPISPDILLALPTACPPYFKNGLQFPDYDTSILYLEGLEVMQVRLMVPPDVECAAEIEAPAFDCDADGDYFESGEILRKRALVQPDWINGQKRFTIKAVLPGDEGQGMVKVYAGKKGLMHSSRDIPHPLALALPILHTGENPPYDFVLRHPTPHAQRHDLYVMQPQCSKLAINNTFVFAVRQHPASVPSALQGSEVNITGRVSPSPFARPASALSMVSSTAGSSVSGVSHEFSASTSAISSRSGSGREKPAKLAIQAPSGKILRLSRKADHMMGGNSAHSPTDAPGDGSVWETVIKIGERGIWRGLVLADRVARWCVFCEWECI, encoded by the coding sequence ATGGCTGGCCTGTTCCCTTCCAATTTCGTCGAGGTGTTGGGTGAGGATTTTGTGCCTGTGAATCGGCCAACAAGTCCAATGGTCAAGGCAGGGCCGTCGCCTATCACGAATCCAACTGCCGCTCCCAAAAAACAGAAGACCGTCTTTCGAAAACCCTTCCAAGCTCACAAGGAAGCTTTGGCTCCATCGGGAGACCTAACGCGGAATAACACAACGCTCAACAGCTTTACTGCAAGCTCAATCCCTCAAACTCCCCCGCGAAATGGTAGTCTTCCTAGAAGTGTCAAGCCTTTGCGGACTCCGACCAGCTTAACCAAACAGCAAAGCTCCTTGTCGAAGGCCCCATCCCAGTCCACCAGACCTCCGTCTCGCGCCGTGTCTCCCCGACCACCCCAGGATTACGATGCACCACCTCTTTCCGGACCAAGTAGGCAGAGCACCGCACGCTCTCGCCCTCCTTCGCGACCAGCATCTCCTCGTGTTCCATATGATGCCGAAATGACTCCGCCTGCTGGCCCGGTCAAGCAGAGTTTCTCAGGTTCCGCACCACCAGCGCCACTGCATTCTGGATCTCCATACATGCCACTGGAGCCTGAGGTGCCACCAGAAGTCCCAAGGAGACAAAGCATCATGCATTCGAGGCACTCATCACGCTCTATTTCTCCCCATATCCCCTATGAGCCGGAAATGGCCCCTGTTGTTCCTCTCAGGCAGAGTAACTCTCAGGCCATGGTTTTAGCACGCCCAGTCTCTCCTAATGTGTCTTATGAATCGGATATACCGCCTCCAGTGCCGACCCGACAGATCATGCCGCAGAGGGGACCATCCCCACGTCCAGTTTCCCCCAACATACCGTACGAATCTGATATGTTGCCGGTTATCCCCGCCCGGCGAAGTTATGCACAACCCCGCCCCGCTTCTCCCAGTGTACAGTATCCAGATGATGTTCCCCCGCCTGTTCCTGCCAGGCAACATATATCACTACCTAGACCTCCGTCGCGCGAGGTTTCTCCGCTGGAGCTTCAGGAACGGGAAGAATCACCTCCGCCGccacctcctccacaccgAGTTGCTGTCCGACGCGAACCTTCCAGGGAGTCACTGGCATCTAGGGAGTCACGTACCCCTGCGCCTTTGGACATGAATGATCGATACGTGGCCATGTCTAGGACCCCGTCCCCGGCTGCCCGGTCCGATGCCAACGGAAACACGCCATCCCCGCTCAGAGATGCTATGGAGGATGTGATGACCTCGTTGGAGGATATGGGAATGTCTCGAGGGCAGCCGTCGCCGTCGCCCTCGCATTCACAATCACATTCGCCAGTGTTCGACAACCCCTGGTCGCCAGACGCCTATGATAGCTATAGGGAAGACAAACCTTTGCAGACTCGTGGTCGGGCGTTAACATCTTTAGGATTTGAGAGGGAGGCAGACAAGGACCAGTATCATTCATACAACGGCGCCCTGACGCACAGGAATAGCGTTTATGGGCAGGATCACTACATGGATGGCCCCCCTCAACTCAACAATTATGTGCAACGGATGGAAAGCAGACTTCGACAAATGCAAGAACAAACACGTAGAGGCTCCGAAGATGTCAAGTACCCAggcgaggacgacgaggacgaagcCCCGTCACCACCTCCTAAGAATGTCCCTTACCACACGAGACATAACTCTATTCCGGTCCAGCGTCGCCATTTAAGAGGCCGACGGTCAGGTCAGGATGTCCATCGCGACATTCTCAATCGGAGCGCCACCAACAAATCGAGCACCACGAATTCTTCCAGTGGCGTGCAAAGTAACAGCACGAACATGACAAGCAGTACTGGACGCACCAGCCAGAGTCTGATGAGTGGTCAGTCAGCCGGGGGATTCAGTGCAACCAGCGCCGGAAGCTTCAACAGGCGAGGCAAGCCTACATATGAACGGCCAAATACGTCAATGGATTTGTCTCGTTCTCTCTCCCGCGCTTCACGGCCCGAAACACcggtgactggcatatcaTACCATTCCAGTCATAACACTTCTCGGCAAGGTGCCTCGTCAGCCGTTCCATGGACCTCAACAGACAACAAGGATGCTACCAACGAGGAACCCAGTGGTGTTTTTGGTGGTCTATCCACACCAAAGGCCAAAAAGCAAGGGTTTTTCAGGAGAATTTTTGACTCTGCGAAGACCGGTGCTGCCAACGCCAGAAGTAGTATCGCTGTCGGACAGAGTGGAGGTTCTTATTCACCCACAAAAGGCCGACCAGTATCACCCATCCCGTCGCCAATTCGTTCCCCTAAGTCAAACAAGGATGCGGCTCGTGAAATGGGTGGTGGCAGCACTATCGACTGGGTTCAGGTCCGAAGAGATGTGAACAGATCGAGTTCTCCGAGCCGTAATGAACGGATTGAGAGGGCCGAGCGATGCCAGATGCTGGATCGTCCGGTTATCTATGCAGTTGAGGAACTTTATGAGACCGTGGAAGGTGATGAGAGTATTGACGGATTGCCAATCAGTGAGCCAACCAATTTCGCGTCTGCCAATCTGACTCTCGTGGACAAGAGTGCGCGATTCGTTAATAGCGTTCCGCCAACGACAAACCCTATCAGTCTTGCGCAAGGCTATGTATGCCGGCCTTACAAGAGCGATGTACAAAGATTGCGCGCCATCTTCACGTGGGTAAGTGAAAAGATTGCGTGGGATGAACCGGTGGAGGAAGAAATAGATATCGATTTAAGAAGGGTGCTACACACCAAACGAGGCAGTCCCCAAGAGGTCGCATATCTTGTCAAGGAGATGTGCGCGGCAGTTGGACTGCATGCAGAAGTTATCAGTGGTTATCTCAAATCTCCGGGCGAGCTGTTTGAGCTGGATAGCCTATCGCGGCCGAATCACTGGTGGAACGCTGTCCTCGTGGACGGCGAATGGCGTATCATGGACTGCTCCTTGTCAAATCCGACTAATCCCCGAAGGAACCAGTTTGTCACCCACGCTACTTCCACAGCGGAAAGCTGGTATTTCCTCGCACGACCGATCGAAGTTTGCTATACTCATGTACCACTTTACCCTGAGGAGCAACACATCTGTCCTCCCATCTCTCCCGATATCTTGCTAGCGCTACCGACTGCCTGTCCACCGTACTTCAAGAATGGGTTGCAATTTCCGGACTATGACACCAGCATCCTATATCTCGAGGGCTTGGAGGTCATGCAGGTTCGCCTTATGGTCCCTCCGGACGTGGAATGTGCAGCTGAAATCGAAGCACCAGCATTCGATTGTGATGCTGATGGCGACTATTTTGAGAGTGGAGAGATTTTGCGGAAGCGCGCGCTGGTGCAACCGGACTGGATCAACGGTCAGAAGCGCTTCACCATCAAGGCTGTCCTCCCAGGCGATGAAGGACAAGGCATGGTTAAAGTGTATGCGGGAAAGAAGGGGCTTATGCACTCCAGTCGCGATATTCCTCATCCACTAGCCCTTGCTCTTCCGATTCTTCACACTGGTGAAAACCCACCGTACGACTTTGTGTTGCGTCACCCAACACCTCATGCTCAGCGCCATGACCTGTACGTCATGCAACCCCAGTGTTCGAAGCTCGCGATCAACAACACGTTTGTCTTCGCTGTTCGCCAACACCCAGCCTCTGTTCCGTCTGCACTACAGGGCAGCGAGGTGAACATCACCGGTCGGGTTTCCCCATCTCCCTTTGCCCGGCCTGCTAGCGCATTGAGCATGGTTTCCAGCACCGCTGGCAGCTCAGTTTCAGGTGTTTCCCATGAATTCTCTGCTTCGACGTCTGCCATTTCATCCCGGTCTGGCTCGGGGCGGGAGAAGCCGGCCAAACTAGCAATCCAGGCGCCATCGGGTAAGATCCTCCGCCTGTCCCGCAAGGCTGATCATATGATGGGCGGCAACAGCGCGCACTCACCAACTGATGCTCCAGGGGATGGAAGCGTGTGGGAAACAGTGATCAAAATCGGAGAGCGCGGCATCTGGCGCGGTCTAGTGTTGGCCGACAGAGTCGCGCGGTGGTGTGTTTTTTGCGAGTGGGAGTGCATTTGA
- the PPX1 gene encoding putative exopolyphosphatase (COG:C;~EggNog:ENOG410PK2W;~InterPro:IPR038763,IPR038222,IPR001667,IPR004097;~PFAM:PF02833,PF01368;~antiSMASH:Cluster_5.4;~go_component: GO:0005737 - cytoplasm [Evidence IEA];~go_function: GO:0016462 - pyrophosphatase activity [Evidence IEA]), with product MASKIPSRSLLTFLKEARRAHLQFISSGSPSPIYVVGNPSVDLDSIISAIVYSYFAHNRAHITPIRPHVPLINLSNVAAGSELRRLRPEFVKALWLCTGKSENEKWEDTPESAGDMLREHIVTVQDFATHLRERNIQEQSADAVMVDWNAMPVRDGQRGRGSLDGLSSVVFQVVGCIDHHVDEDFLPSVGSLPSGQPLVVEQSGSCTSLVVNTLRKTGLWHESDKGDTGEAQVAQLALASILIDTANLTSKDKVTNHDTDAFAFLSLKIHNETNTAHTVTTPYYEQIHKTKQNSLDFLAVDEILIRDYKQWEEKSRGESVRLGFCSTVRSLPWIIRKASDSQRLLDSLRALCDKEGLDIVVVMTAFTSPARDNQFCRELLVYAAEGDKKNEVVKETLNSFVSTANSQLGLTDWFPLEDGVSDALSQDIKSTLNQDESWRRVWVQTNLSMSRKQVAPLLREAVATQ from the coding sequence ATGGCATCCAAAATCCCGTCGCGCTCCCTTCTCACTTTCCTCAAAGAGGCCCGCCGCGCGCACCTCCAATTCATCTCCTCAGGCTCGCCATCCCCGATCTACGTCGTCGGCAACCCCTCCGTCGACCTCGActccatcatctccgccATCGTCTACTCCTACTTTGCCCATAACCGCGCTCATATAACTCCAATTCGACCACATGTCCCGCTAATCAACCTGTCGAATGTTGCCGCGGGATCGGAACTGCGCAGGTTACGACCCGAGTTCGTGAAGGCGTTATGGCTCTGCACGGGGAAGAGTGAAAACGAGAAATGGGAGGATACGCCTGAGTCGGCGGGGGATATGCTGAGAGAGCACATTGTTACGGTGCAGGATTTTGCGACGCACTTGCGAGAGAGGAATATACAGGAGCAGAGTGCGGATGCGGTTATGGTGGATTGGAATGCGATGCCTGTGCGGGATGGGCAGCGGGGTCGGGGTTCGTTGGATGGGCTTTCGTCTGTGGTCTTCCAGGTTGTGGGATGTATCGATCACCACGTTGATGAGGATTTTCTCCCATCTGTTGGATCGCTCCCTTCTGGTCAGCCGCTCGTGGTTGAGCAATCCGGGTCCTGCACGTCATTGGTGGTGAACACACTTCGCAAAACAGGTCTTTGGCACGAGAGCGACAAAGGTGATACTGGGGAGGCGCAAGTCGCTCAACTTGCACTAGCATCTATTCTCATAGACACTGCGAACCTCACTTCCAAGGACAAAGTGACAAACCACGACACCGACGCATTTGCCTTCTTATCCCTCAAAATCCACAATGAGACGAACACAGCCCACACGGTGACAACACCGTATTATGAACAGATCCACAAAACCAAACAGAATAGTCTTGATTTCCTCGCCGTGGACGAGATCCTTATCCGCGACTACAAGCAATGGGAGGAGAAATCGCGCGGCGAATCCGTGAGATTGGGATTCTGCTCAACTGTGAGGTCCCTGCCTTGGATTATCAGAAAAGCAAGCGATTCGCAGAGACTTCTGGATTCATTACGTGCGCTATGTGATAAGGAGGGACTTGatatcgtcgtcgtcatGACGGCGTTTACTTCTCCCGCGCGGGACAACCAGTTTTGTCGGGAGTTGCTCGTTTACGCTGCGGAGGGTGATAAGAAGAATGAAGTCGTTAAGGAAACTCTTAATTCATTTGTCTCCACGGCTAATTCGCAGCTTGGTTTAACGGATTGGTTTCCCCTGGAAGATGGGGTTTCCGACGCATTATCGCAGGATATCAAGTCCACGCTGAATCAGGATGAGTCGTGGAGGCGTGTCTGGGTACAGACCAACCTGAGCATGAGCAGGAAACAGGTTGCGCCATTGTTGAGGGAAGCAGTTGCTACCCAGTGA